DNA from Alnus glutinosa chromosome 2, dhAlnGlut1.1, whole genome shotgun sequence:
atggtttaaaaagtgcatgggaggtccttgtggtatgcaataattacaaatcgatccctggcgtcaaattctgttaaaatttttaacagattccgtcaaataccacgtcagcgccacatgtcgctgacatgcacatcttaataaaataatataaatttattaaaaaaaaaataaataaacttattttttaaaacaaacaaaaaaagaaaaaatggggcaagggggtggccgcgtgccacccctttgccccttgccccattttttcttttttcttttttaaaaaaataataataataagtatatttatttatttattaataaatttatattattttattaagatgtgcatgtcagcgccacgtgtcgccaacaAGATGGCGACACATGGCGTTGATGTGGTATTTGAAGgaatttgttgaaaattttaacagaatttgacgtcactcgttagggatcgatttgtaattattgcataccacaaggacttctcatgcactttttaaaccatagggattaaaaaataattatggtataccacaaggaccaacggtgcaattatcccataaaaatataataatatccATATAGAAATAAAAGGAGGAGGACTTAGTTGAGGCTGGGGGAGCCGAGCCGATGGTGTGGGTCTGAGCGTGGCAATTACCGATCATGTCAACGTCTGTGACAAGGCGGATCGGCTCGGCTCCAAATAACTGTGGCTGACGAGAATGGTACCTTAAATAGTGATGGGAAATTGGAATATCCGACGGCGTTAATTGTTTTGGCGCCTCATGTGCTTAGCTGGAAGCGGCCTGGGAGGGCATAGGGTTCCTTGGATGGCCCAGCTGGCATGGCACTCTGCACATGGCCACCTCCTGCTGTCTCCAGTTCACACCCGTGTTCCTCAATTTTTTACCCCTTCACTTTTCTCATTTGACGTTTATGCCCTTATCCATTATCCTTGGAACTTTTCTCAAATTACACTACGTGGTCGTGGTTGGTTGGTTTATTTTTTCTGATTTATTGAAACTTAATTTGGAGAGTTTGCAAGCCAGTAAtattagaaattatttttttaaatttgtgattcttaaaattattataagatTTGGAAtgaattactattgaattttgattcaacagtaattttaaaaaccacatcaactTTAAgatgataaaagaaaataaaaagatagtCTTTAGTGGGCATTTTTTACCCGCATCAACTTGAAGATTTTTTACCCCTTCACCTTTTATTAGAGGTGAGCAtgggccggggggggggggggggggggggggttcccCCTTTTCGGCCCGGCTCCGCACCCCTTCAAGTTCCTTAAAGTGGATCCGTAAACTGCACAGAAATTGAAGAATCTGTGCGGTGTGGGGTGATACGGGGCAGGGATGTGCGAGTTGTGTGGGgcgccgggggggggggggggggggggggtgttctcagaaacaaacaagcaaccaaacaaaacataGTGAAATTTAAGCAACAGAGAAACACCAACCTACAGTCCGGCAAGGAACGGAGGACGCAATCGCAATCGACCAGTCGGAATGGTGATGCCACTCCTGTCACTCTCCATGGTCGCCATTCCGCAAACCCTAGAAGAACTGAAGAGCCAGAAGAAGTAGAGGAGCAAGTGAGAAAGACCAAGAGCCGGTGTCTGTAGAGAGATGGACgaagaagatgaggaaaatgaaagaagatttTAAAGAGAGACCGAGAGCTAGCCTAAACGCACCGTATGCGTGGCCCGTGGGAGTTGTTCTCAATTTGttctttacttgtttattttcaCCCTTTCCTAAACGCACCATATCAGTATGCAGCCTGATAATGTTCATTAAACGACCAAACACACCGTTTGAAGTGGGTGAGTTGTTAACAACTGTAGCATGCTTGTAAAACACtttgaaatgtatttttttctctctttttttgagaaaatgtatCTCAACCTTTAGATTACCCACGTGgctttgtctctttcttttcctttcaaagTTTCAGGTTTCAGTGTGTTTCACTTTCAtcgtttcaaactttcaattttagGTTTCATCTTCTTTTGATCTTTTCGCAAATCTCAGCCGTTGTCCAGGCCCGTCCTCCTCCAGTCCTCAAAGCCAAAGAATCCAAAGCTAGTATTActaatgaagatgaagaaagtgTGACTCGTGAGGGATAGCCGGAGTCGCTGGAGTCGCCAAACAGGgggtttaggattttttatttttaggtgtttTAGGTTTATATGGTGCGGTGCGGGGATCCGGtgtttaaaaaattctaaaCCCGTGCCCCGCCCCTCCCCGCACGGTTTGGCAAAAATCCAACCCGTGCCCACAAATATCAATGTGAAAACTGGTAAGGACGGTGAGGGGCGGTGCGGAAATATGCAATTTTTCCTTGGTTCTACTTTTTACCTAtgaaatcaaaattacaaaTGCACCTTTAAATAAGATGAAGCGGCAGAATCTTTCGTTGCTGAGCTTCTATCGTGATCTGTCATTGCCTTCATTAAATGAGATGATTTGCTAGGGTAACATGATTAGTGGAAAATGGAAATGGTCATAATaaactgttggtacaattttcggtatggtgtgaatctgtaCGCTCTTCTAATGTTCTTCGcgcttctcaataattctgcaaaacaacaaaaactagggaccctTCTGGGGATCCCGCTCCGAtacctaagttagcttctgtgagaaaataatgttctatgcGTGAAATTGAGTCTTAATTTATACCTAGGGTATaggcttatttataggcaaaaaggtggagtcaaacctggattaggactcctactccttgttgatctagaactgctgtcagagttctaattggactttaatcctttattagacttctaattggatatctttttagacttctgatctgataattcttcttatttgattggaccataagtcttATCCCAATTCTCTGATTTATCTGAAGTAGTTGTTAAATGTTTAtttcctccttggatcgggttgagtggaatttatccccaacagttaagggtccctagtttttgttgttttgcagaattattgagaagcgCGAAGAATATTAGAAGagcgtgcagattcacaccataccggaaactgtaccaacataaaCCATGCATGTTAAGTTAGATGCGGATGATCCTACTTTTATAGGGGAACTCCATCTAACTCCTAACACTGTTAGAGCAGTTTTTATGGTGCTTTATAGGAAGTACttgcaaaaaagaaaggaaagtaGCAAGAGAGGTTGCCGGGGTGTGAGCGGGTAAGTCAATATATATGTTTCTAAGAAAattgatcgaaaaaaaaaatagaacataaTTTCTTTGGTGTAGATCAAAAAGTCTTATTTGAGGGATGATATAAAAGCACCCCTTGTACATCAATTTGCTAATCAGCACTAATAATTGGACGACATGtgttacttttaataaaaaaacatttgacaGATTTTTTTAGGTACCACATCAGCACTAATAATTAGACGACATGtgttacttttaataaaaaaaatccaaatatataatttttcttttaaaaaaaaaaagaagaagaagaagaaatgaaaagggTGACTgccaattttattaaaaatagaggTGGCTGCCGGTTacccctttcattttttcaattttttttttttttttttttttagttttatatatttatagttttttattaagaatgacacGTGTTGTTCAATTGTTGGTGTTAACGTAGCACCTAACGACATCtgtcaaatattttaattgaatttgaCTCTAAGGACTATCCCAATGGcctttgaatttattttgacACCGATTTGTAAATTTGGATAAACAcagactaattttacatttttccatTTGAAATAAGCAATGCTACACAACCCATCCCACTCTTATTTCGTTGAGTTGATGTGGCAGTACATATCAGCCCTTAATCATTCAAAAGTTCATAGGTGGACACTGCCatatcaatcttttttttttttttttgaataatgaaATAACCTTCATTATAATTTGAGACCCAAATGGCGAAAAACTGTAATTAATGGTACAAATACTCTTAAAAACAAAGTACATGACTAATACCTGACTTGGAGGGTAGCTGCCTTAGCAGAAGGACACAGAAAAATACTTCTCTTTTACAATAACTTCTACTATGAGAAGATAAAAGAGTAAGATCTAATCTAAAAGCTAGATTTAAAGTCTACCATGGCATGCTGCAGAGATTCAACAACAGAACACAATCTAAACAAgtcaaaaaaacataaattaaataacattgGCCAGCATAGAGCGTAGGGAGTCGCTGGTAGATCTATATAAGGCTCATTCGAAACCAAAAAAACCTGTTCTGAAATAAGTTTATCCGCGTACTATAataaaaccccaccaaaacctaCTCAATAATAAGTCTATTCCCATGCTAGAATAGAAGCAATCCAATTGTGCACCCAAACatcaatcttcttcttcatcaaaacgtTGTTGATGCCCTAGAAAAGAAATACTCCAGATTGTGCAACTCATCATTATTTCCTCCTCAAACGTTGTCGACGACTCCTGAAACAGCACAGAAAGTGCAGAACCGAGAGAGAAAACCCCTCTACATCCTCCACGCTCCCCGCACTAGTCCAAGCCTATCTAGAAATAGAAAACCGATATTTGCTCCTAACTTTAAACATCTCAACCGTAGAGCGAAACCTACGAACTCTAAATCCTCAAAAGGATTAGAAGAAAACACATTCACCTCTTAGGTTTGTAGAGAGCCACCTAGAGGGAATAAATCTAATAGCCCACGGCTCAATACCGgactgaaaacaaaacaataaacagAAAGCAAGTaaacaaaacgaaaaaaaatcaaataatagagTCAGGGGTAGCGCCCCCTCCCCCTCAACCAAGATCTGACACTGCCGAATTAATCTATCGAAAGAAATGTGAAAGGAGAGTGTAGTCTTTAGTATTTCACATttgaaattaatataaaaaactataTAATGATGTTTAAATTTGCTGGAAAGTTTATATCAAAAAGCTAGTGACAACATAAAATGCTCATGAAAgtcttactttaaaaaaaaaaaaaaatctttgtgcAGTGGTAAAATAGCATGTGCATGATGAATTAATTTGATGCAGTCAAAATTTTCTACCTAAAAGAAAAGCTGGcgataaatattaattaattggtgataaattttctcttaaaaaatataaatgtgaaGTGATTATACataaatttctaatttctaaTTTCTAATCACTCGTTGAATCTACTGCTGTGATTGTCTTGTTAATCGACGACATATATCAATTACTCTGGATTCCCATGAAACGAGGTAGGCGAATAGGGTCATAATTGACCTCCTATCCGAGGACCACTTTTAGAAGCTAgttgcataatatatatatatatatatatatatatatataaaaggaatatgcactatttttttttttccttttaattgaatagaaaaaaaaagttacaataaATGATCTTTTCCACTATAATGCTTTCAAATATAATATGAGAAGCGACTCATTTAGTTAAAGTATGTACATGATATTTGCACAATGAGATATTTTCAAATCATTCCAACTTTGAAAGCAATATAAACTTAAATTAATATctgaaactaaattaaaaaagtttcaTAAGGACAAAAGTTCAGGAGAATTAATCTCTAGAATAACTAAAAAGAGCATCTCCCTTAAGAACAAAATGGTCaatatcagaagacaaagttaggcAAGAAACcagaaggaaaatgaaaattcacTTAACCCCTCCCTTAACTTCTATCACGTTTGTAATtactttcttaaattttaaaaactctcaatttaatgtattcatttttaaatttttcaattttatctatttgttAGGATTTGTaagttaaatcttaacggagggatgccaaaatttttaaaatacctttttgtttttagggaaaaaaaaaagaaaaaaaaattgtaaagatttaaacgttggtcaggatttaatgaaatttgtaaaaataacaacgcctcgatttttttttttttttttttaaataaggttatttttaggaaaaattttaacgaaacgaaataaaataaaaaataaaaaataaaaaattaaaagattgatacacGTCTCAACCCaaggaaagaaacaatatataGTTAGTTGTCATACCAAAATGAAAATAGCATGTGGTTGACCATAATAGTATTTCAAATAACTCCAAAAATCACTCATTTGGTCAAGCAAGGGTAGTATGGTAACTTGGAAGAGGGTCTTTCACGTCATCCAACTTATTACCTTCCGTAACAACAGAAATCCCGGAAGTACGGAATCTAATGCATGGAAAAATGAGAAGGGAAAGAGGTTAATATTGAGTAAGTACACGTAAGCACGTCATTAACACTCTAATGACAAGGGCAGGTTCCAGCACCGGCCCCAGGCCAGCTCAGCTTCAAATTATGCATCCTTctataacaaataaaattaaatgccTCCCATTAGAGCCTTGTTGGGGACAATAACTATATATGATTGCCACAATTCCGCAAAAACACTtgtacaaaattattattattattattattttactttttcttttcccaaaTTCTAGTCAAGGTCTCATTTTTATTTGCTTACAATGTATGACTTttaaattccaaattaaaattattatatttgtaatatGTAGAGATTTTCAGGATGATTTAGGagttttatttaaaacatgTGTATTATTCCCtataagttgtttttttttttttttttaaatgatgtgatgtTTAAAGATGTGAACTCCATAAATAATAGGGCATTGTCTAAAttcaatagatttttttttgatagagtCTAGATCTTCTAAGATTTACATGCTTCTGTTCAAATATAGCCTTTTAATTATCTCCTAAAAAAAGTGTATTTATAttaacacacaaaaaaaaagaggcctGCTATATTTAATCATGGGATGTGTTTGCACAAAGTTCAAGCATGTTATGTTTTTTCTCATGAGTTTACCtgatgaaaaatagaaattatcaCAAAAACATGTCAGCTTTGAGTGGTGTTTATATTCCTAATTcttatttttgtattaaaaacaagcaaaaaaaaaaaaaaaaaaaaaatcaactacaaGAGTAAGTAGCAAAAATTGAACACAATATATTGTACAAATAGGCTCATCAATTTGGAGAGTGGCTAAGAACAAGTGAACTTGATGAAAACACAAGTACAAATATTCACAGGAAACAAATATTTGAGACCCTTGCATCTCGATCTCCTGAAAAACTCTGAAATCCCTGTACTTTCTTTCCACATTTATTGGTAGTGCTTCACCACCTCTTTATGAGTGACTCCTAGGAAGGAGGTATGACCTCCATTACCCTGGCCGCCGTCCGTTGTACCGTCATCCTTCAACCTCCTCGCCTTTTGCTGTCTACAACCACTTAAAATCTGCTGTGTTGCCTAGCCTTTGCCACCGCTCCGCCTCTCCCcatttttgcttgaattttaGATTGGGTTTTTTCAAAACCCGGTTTACTCTCTTCAATCGATCCCGTTGCCACTCGTGCCTGTCTACCTTCTTCTTCGGCTCCCCAACTTTCGGTCACCACCAGTTGCTCTCTGTGCCGCCTCTCACACGCCAACACGTGATTCACACTCGCTGGTGCGTGAAACTCACGCGCCTTTCAGTTACGGGGGTGGCTGGACCACCCTcaagggcctgggggtggtttcgaccaccccatacgaCTGATCTGGGAGTGGCTCGGCCTTTGGGGGTGGGTCGGCCACCCCCgaaaaccctaacattttttttttattttttttttttgttttttggccatttggggtggccggaCTTCCATTCGCCTCTTCTCCTCTGTTGGTCTTGGTGTTTTGTGAAGTGgtggtttttttgttgtttttattttgtccttctatatttttctgttgtgtttttctgttcctttccttttctgtGGATTTTTGTCTTCCTGTTCCGATGCGGTTTGAACTAGTGGATGAGACTTTTGTTGTTGGTGTGTGTCCTTCAATGGCTCTTATTCGATTCTCTTCGGTACCTTTCCTGTAATAATCACTTAACAGTGGTTGCTACTTTCACCGCGTATAATTCTTTACCAAGTTTTTTTGCCATTTGTTACCGTCTTGTGCGGCCTTTGGATCATGAATGATACTATTAcctgttgttttttttgtttttgtactgtattttttgtttggactTTGTTATTGGGGTGCCTACTACCCCTTTATAGTTGTTTGATCTCTTGTAACCCACTTTCCTTTGCCCTCGCTtgatttaggaaaaaaaaaagaaaaagaatgcaaATATTCACGGTTTTTTACTCCGCCGTACTGAAAATTATGGGATTGTAGTAGACTCTGAAAAACAAAGCTAAAATTTGTTAAGAGAGAGGGAGTGAATGCTCTGCCGTCcagaaccaaaaaaataaataaaaaagaaaaagaaaaaagaaaaaaataaagaaaagaaaagaaaagaaaggaggtAGCCGTAGAGACGAGGACAGGAGAGAGAGACTCTCAGAGAAAGAatcaaagaaagagagagagagagaccgaagAGGTGGTTCTGGGCCTTCTGGCTCGTTAAGAGAGAACGAGAAGAGAGAACAttttcacagagagagagagagggagaaatcaaaatcaaatccaaatccaaatccaaatccccATTATCATCTCGCTCTGActtttctgtctctctctctctctcaaaagcaCTTTCTATCACTCATcacattcattctttgcttcaTCCTCTTATATCACGAGATCCCCAtcgccctctctctctttctctatgtCTTCCTCACACTCCCTCTGCTATTACTTCTCTTCTTTGTACTCTTAGACACTAAACCTTGCGAAAAGAACATACTTTGTAGACCCACAAGCAAGCCTATCCCAGTCTTCGCAAACAACCTTTGCAGCTTGTACGTGATGTCACGTTCTGCAAAACCTATAGAAGAAATGGGCCTCGATTCTTTTACAACGCAGTTCCGGGACTCTCTTGGTTGCGACCAGAACAAGCCTGATTTCAGAGAACTCGATCTGGGCTCACCCGTCTCTCCCTTGACGACTCGGGGCTCAGTAGTTAATGGTGCTGGTGGTGCAGCCACTTCAAGCTGCAGCTCGAGCTCGTCTGGCTCGTTCTCGGGCAAGAATACCAATACCCAGTTGGCTAAAAGATCGGAAAGTAAGCCAAACAACCACTCCGGAGAGCTCTCGGGGTTGTCCGAAACCAGCCCAATTGCCCCCGATTGCCTCCGATCCATTAAAACAACGCCTGATTCGAAACCGGGTCACCGGAGATCGGTCTCGGCCGGACCCCCATTGATCTACTCAGGTAGAAGCAATGGCTGTGGCAATGGAGCAACTTCAGCTTCCTCGAATTCGACCACAAATGTGTTACCCAGTGGCAACATTTTCCCCCCTGGGAAGATCTTAAAGGCTGCTACGGCTCCTAGAAATGCAGCTAGGCCTGATGTTTTGGGTTCTGGGACTGGTAACTATGGCCACGGTAGCATAATGCGTGGTGCTGCTAATGTAACTGGGAATATACAGTTTGCAGGAGAAGCAGTAATGGTTAAGCGTGCAATGACAAGTACTGATCCTGAGGAGGTCAAAAAGGTGGGGAATGAGTTGTATAGGAGAGGGCATTTTGTGGAGGCCTTATCGTTGTATGATCGGGCTGTTTCGTTGTCGCCGGAAAATGTGGCGTACCGGAGTAATCGGGCAGCGGCGTTGACGGCGCTGGGGAGATTGGGCGAGGCGGTGGGGGAGTGTGAGGAGGCTGTGAGGTTGGAGCCTGATTATGGGAGGGCGCACCAGAGGCTGGCATCTCTTTATCTCCGGTGAGTGTTGAAAACTAGAACTGGAGGTTTGTGGGTTTTagcctttgttgttttttgttacTATGTTTGGTtgcttgggaaaaaaaaaagtttctttttCTGGTTCGGGACTTTTTGCTTGGATTAATGTGATTGGTCTTTGTTGTTTTGATCTGCATTTTTGTGTTTCTTATTGGTTCTGGTGCATAATGCATCTTGGATCTATTTTCTGTGGGTCTTCTCGTTGTGTGATTGGTTTTTGCTAACTTTTGTACCCTTTTGCATTGGTTAACTGGAGTCCTACCTCTGAaattcctttcttgttttgttcTATTCCATTTTATGGTACCCAATTAGAATGGCGGATTGCTATTTGAGTGGTTGTTGAAGTTGCTATCATTTATGAGGGTCCTTTGTTCAATTTTGGAATTAGTTATGATTAATATGGGTTTCTAATTTTCCTCTATCTTCTCATCCTTAGTAAATTTACATTTGTTGAGTTATTGAGCGTCTGCCTTTACACATTTGTTGAGTAATGCGAAGTTTGTTGTTATTGGCTGAAAGACTAATTAAGATTCATGGGTAGAGATTCCTGGATCAAATAACTTATTAATCTGGATTGTCTATAGTTTTGGGCAAGTCGAATATGCCCAGCGCCACCTTTGTTTCCATGGGCAAAAGCCCGATCAATCAGAGTTGCAGAAGCTAAAATCATTGGAGAAGCATCTGACCCATTGTGCAGATGCCCGAAATATTGGTGATTGGAAGAGTGCAGTTAGCGAATCGGATGCGGCCATGGCAATTGGGGCAGACTCCTCTCCTCAGGTAGAATCCCTAGCCACAGAtc
Protein-coding regions in this window:
- the LOC133861357 gene encoding inactive TPR repeat-containing thioredoxin TTL3-like isoform X2, whose amino-acid sequence is MSRSAKPIEEMGLDSFTTQFRDSLGCDQNKPDFRELDLGSPVSPLTTRGSVVNGAGGAATSSCSSSSSGSFSGKNTNTQLAKRSESKPNNHSGELSGLSETSPIAPDCLRSIKTTPDSKPGHRRSVSAGPPLIYSGRSNGCGNGATSASSNSTTNVLPSGNIFPPGKILKAATAPRNAARPDVLGSGTGNYGHGSIMRGAANVTGNIQFAGEAVMVKRAMTSTDPEEVKKVGNELYRRGHFVEALSLYDRAVSLSPENVAYRSNRAAALTALGRLGEAVGECEEAVRLEPDYGRAHQRLASLYLRFGQVEYAQRHLCFHGQKPDQSELQKLKSLEKHLTHCADARNIGDWKSAVSESDAAMAIGADSSPQLVACKAEGLLKLHQLDEAESILATIPKLDNYPPFCSQTKFFGMLAEAYLLYVQAQVEMALGRFENAVVAAEKAGLIDYSNVEVARVLTNVKMVARARSRGKDLFSSGRFSEACSAYGEGLKYDSSNSVLYCNRAVCWSKLGLWEQSVEDCNQALKIQPNYTKALLRRAVSNAKLERWAEAVRDYEVLRKELPGDSEVAESLQRAQIALKKSCGEEVHSVDFGGEVEEVSSLNKFKAAISSPGVSVVHFKVASNEQCGCGGSVSNSKS
- the LOC133861357 gene encoding inactive TPR repeat-containing thioredoxin TTL3-like isoform X1 → MSRSAKPIEEMGLDSFTTQFRDSLGCDQNKPDFRELDLGSPVSPLTTRGSVVNGAGGAATSSCSSSSSGSFSGKNTNTQLAKRSESKPNNHSGELSGLSETSPIAPDCLRSIKTTPDSKPGHRRSVSAGPPLIYSGRSNGCGNGATSASSNSTTNVLPSGNIFPPGKILKAATAPRNAARPDVLGSGTGNYGHGSIMRGAANVTGNIQFAGEAVMVKRAMTSTDPEEVKKVGNELYRRGHFVEALSLYDRAVSLSPENVAYRSNRAAALTALGRLGEAVGECEEAVRLEPDYGRAHQRLASLYLRFGQVEYAQRHLCFHGQKPDQSELQKLKSLEKHLTHCADARNIGDWKSAVSESDAAMAIGADSSPQLVACKAEGLLKLHQLDEAESILATIPKLDNYPPFCSQTKFFGMLAEAYLLYVQAQVEMALGRFENAVVAAEKAGLIDYSNVEVARVLTNVKMVARARSRGKDLFSSGRFSEACSAYGEGLKYDSSNSVLYCNRAVCWSKLGLWEQSVEDCNQALKIQPNYTKALLRRAVSNAKLERWAEAVRDYEVLRKELPGDSEVAESLQRAQIALKKSCGEEVHSVDFGGEVEEVSSLNKFKAAISSPGVSVVHFKVASNEQCEEISPFINMLCVRYPSVKFLKVDVEDLLAIAKAEGIRTVPTFKIYRNGEKVMELIRPSHQLLEDSLRNCSL